A window of Ignavibacterium sp. contains these coding sequences:
- a CDS encoding carboxylate-amine ligase — MFNPEIFTLGVEEEFQIVDPQSRELKSHIQQILDEGKIILAERVKPEMHQSVVELGTDICRNVDDARSQVTKLRTDLAKLAIKTNLRIAAAGTHPFSHWKDQKITSHPRYKNIIDDFQQVARANLIFGLHVHVGVDSRETAIHIMNAARYFLPHIFALSTNSPFWIGRNTGFKSYRSKVFDRFPRTGIPDFFMSLSEYDNYVKLLIKTNCIDDAKKIWWDIRVHPHFQTLEYRVCDIPMRVDETICLAALIQAITAKLYKLIKQNLGFRLYRRALIAENKWRAARYGIHGKLIDFGKQEEVEFKKLADELLEFIDDVVDDLKCREEAHYLKKILEMGTGADRQLDVFNQASDLKNVVDYIIEETHIGLDVN, encoded by the coding sequence ATGTTTAATCCTGAAATATTCACACTTGGTGTGGAAGAAGAATTTCAGATTGTTGATCCGCAATCACGCGAGCTTAAATCCCACATTCAACAAATATTGGATGAAGGGAAAATAATTCTTGCCGAAAGAGTAAAACCAGAAATGCATCAATCAGTTGTTGAACTTGGAACTGATATTTGCAGAAATGTTGATGATGCAAGAAGTCAGGTAACAAAACTTCGTACAGATTTAGCAAAGCTTGCAATCAAAACAAACTTAAGAATTGCCGCAGCTGGAACGCATCCGTTTTCACATTGGAAAGATCAGAAAATTACTTCGCATCCAAGATATAAGAATATAATTGATGACTTCCAGCAGGTTGCCAGAGCAAATCTTATTTTTGGTTTGCATGTTCATGTTGGTGTTGATAGTCGTGAAACAGCCATTCACATTATGAATGCAGCAAGATATTTTCTGCCACACATTTTTGCTCTTTCAACTAATTCTCCATTCTGGATTGGAAGAAATACCGGATTCAAATCATACAGAAGCAAAGTATTCGACCGTTTTCCAAGAACCGGAATCCCTGATTTTTTTATGAGTCTTTCCGAATATGATAACTATGTTAAACTACTGATTAAAACTAACTGTATTGATGATGCGAAGAAAATTTGGTGGGACATCAGAGTTCACCCACATTTTCAAACTCTTGAATATCGTGTCTGCGATATTCCGATGCGTGTTGATGAAACTATTTGTCTGGCTGCACTTATTCAGGCAATAACTGCAAAGTTGTATAAACTTATTAAACAAAATCTTGGTTTCAGACTTTACAGACGAGCTTTAATTGCTGAAAATAAATGGCGTGCAGCCCGATATGGGATTCACGGTAAACTTATTGATTTTGGTAAACAGGAAGAAGTAGAATTCAAAAAGCTAGCTGATGAACTTCTAGAATTTATTGATGATGTGGTGGATGATTTGAAATGCAGAGAAGAAGCACATTATCTTAAAAAGATTCTGGAAATGGGAACAGGCGCCGACCGCCAGCTTGATGTTTTTAATCAGGCATCGGATTTGAAAAATGTTGTTGATTACATTATTGAAGAAACTCATATTGGATTGGATGTTAATTAA
- a CDS encoding alpha-amylase family glycosyl hydrolase: MITYYFHVSAHSRKKYQFEDHLFSLQGDLIVADFKTARLLSDKINKVRKEEGRHYELVTAGQINALGLLHEIFHLLIRRYEENENPGVIQRSIDYLKESLSEAELENTMLKFVEEFPPLPVYQNKISAKEFLNGKTENKLNREIVLEEIILLNIENINPATRQLNELYSDEKLAEETSYKTLIEYTEKFFESEKPVGGGGLNLISFLKKPVVSNPFDIALQLEFIKENWKSYIGDYFIKKILTGKDLISEDYKLFVKHGGGEKGTPPVPKYDYNFDYLKSLREKVAAGKKLSPEEYEYYQLEIKKFTQDVDWMPKVVMIAKNTFVWLDQLSKKYQREIKHLDQIPDEELDQLARWNFNALWLIGIWERSSASQKIKQMMGNPDAAASAYSLFDYVIAKELGGEQAFENLKQRCWQRGIRLSSDMVPNHTGIYSKWVIEKPDYFIQSSTPPFPAYKFSGPNLSEDERVEIRIEDQYYTRTDAAVVFERLDRFTGQKRYIYHGNDGTNMPWNDTAQLNLLLPEVRESLIQTIMHVARKTPIIRFDAAMTLTKKHYQRLWFPIPGTGGAIPSRADYAMTRSEFDEAMPNEFWREVVDRINSEMPDTLLLAEAFWLMEGYFVRSLGMHRVYNSAFMHMFMKEENSKYRELMKNTLSYDPEILKRYVNFMSNPDEETAINQFGKGDKYFGVATMLVTLPGLPMFAHGQVEGFSEKYGMEYKRAYYNEFVDQHLVWQHEKEIFPLMKKRYLFSQVENFELYDFISPSGEINENVFAFTNQSGTEKALVLYNNSYFEAFGLINYSCQKSKHSDGITTNRKIAEVLGFNNSPSFFYIYKDFVKNEEFILKGSDVWNFGMNFHLWGYERKVFLEFKEVFDSDGRYNRVYNYLQGRGVHSIEETIKELELLPFHESFVNLFITDFINQLIEEEKEFILPEPQFNDFVALFNTKINKGKSEEDIKTDFIDSANNIKTLTELIEKIKSEKTCPVEIRTFLDKVPLFSNNKDELNNSHNESARKNIIYTYLYQLLNKLFSVADNNSAFDKYLLWKPLLEIFGYLGYADSTGIRYDLLKISYLSGKFELILADEEKDKSVKKSKSKKKSVSELKVAVEENKSDSLKKLFNDLFDDNAFREFVKLNSYEGNEYFNKERFDEAIVWLPLFATINWFESEREKLKPLSLKKSLKERLKKLILNHNLLLEASEKSGFVKDNFIESL, translated from the coding sequence ATGATTACTTACTACTTTCATGTTTCCGCTCATTCCAGAAAAAAATATCAGTTTGAAGATCATCTTTTTTCACTTCAGGGCGACTTAATTGTTGCTGATTTCAAAACTGCCAGATTGCTTTCAGATAAAATAAATAAAGTTCGGAAAGAAGAAGGAAGACATTATGAACTTGTTACTGCAGGACAGATTAATGCACTCGGATTGCTTCACGAAATTTTTCATTTATTAATCAGACGATATGAAGAAAATGAAAATCCTGGTGTAATACAACGAAGCATTGATTATCTGAAAGAGTCTTTAAGTGAAGCAGAGCTTGAAAATACAATGTTAAAATTTGTTGAAGAGTTCCCTCCTCTTCCGGTTTATCAGAATAAAATTTCTGCAAAAGAATTTCTGAACGGTAAAACTGAAAATAAATTAAATCGTGAAATCGTTCTTGAGGAAATTATCCTATTAAATATCGAAAACATTAATCCTGCTACAAGACAACTGAATGAATTATACTCGGATGAAAAACTTGCAGAAGAAACTTCTTATAAAACTTTAATTGAATACACCGAAAAATTTTTTGAAAGTGAAAAACCAGTTGGTGGTGGCGGACTTAATCTGATTTCTTTTCTCAAAAAACCTGTCGTTTCAAATCCATTTGATATAGCTTTACAACTTGAGTTTATTAAAGAGAATTGGAAAAGTTATATCGGTGATTACTTTATCAAAAAAATTCTTACAGGAAAAGACTTAATTAGTGAAGATTACAAACTATTCGTTAAACACGGCGGAGGAGAAAAAGGAACTCCACCTGTACCAAAGTATGATTATAATTTTGATTATCTGAAATCGCTTCGTGAGAAAGTTGCTGCCGGTAAAAAACTATCGCCGGAAGAATATGAATATTATCAGCTCGAAATAAAAAAGTTTACACAGGATGTTGATTGGATGCCAAAGGTGGTAATGATTGCTAAAAACACTTTTGTATGGCTTGATCAATTATCAAAAAAATATCAGAGAGAAATAAAACATCTTGATCAGATTCCTGATGAAGAGCTTGATCAGCTTGCAAGATGGAATTTTAATGCGCTTTGGTTAATTGGAATTTGGGAAAGAAGCAGTGCATCGCAAAAAATTAAACAGATGATGGGAAATCCCGATGCTGCAGCTTCAGCTTACTCATTATTCGATTATGTCATTGCAAAAGAACTTGGTGGTGAACAAGCATTCGAAAATCTGAAACAACGCTGCTGGCAAAGAGGAATAAGACTTTCAAGTGATATGGTACCTAATCACACAGGTATCTATTCAAAGTGGGTAATAGAAAAACCCGACTACTTTATTCAATCATCGACTCCACCGTTTCCTGCTTATAAATTTTCAGGACCAAATTTATCCGAAGATGAAAGAGTCGAAATCAGAATTGAAGATCAATATTACACAAGGACTGATGCAGCTGTAGTATTTGAAAGATTAGATCGATTCACCGGCCAGAAAAGATATATTTATCACGGTAATGACGGTACAAATATGCCTTGGAATGACACTGCTCAGTTGAATTTATTGTTGCCAGAAGTTCGTGAATCATTGATTCAAACCATTATGCATGTTGCCCGCAAAACCCCAATCATTCGTTTTGATGCTGCAATGACTTTAACGAAAAAACATTATCAGCGATTATGGTTTCCTATTCCCGGAACCGGGGGGGCAATTCCTTCTCGCGCAGATTATGCTATGACCAGGTCTGAGTTTGACGAAGCAATGCCTAACGAATTCTGGCGCGAAGTTGTTGACAGAATAAATTCTGAAATGCCTGATACTTTATTGCTTGCGGAAGCTTTCTGGCTGATGGAAGGATATTTTGTTCGTTCACTTGGAATGCATCGGGTTTATAACTCTGCTTTTATGCACATGTTTATGAAAGAAGAGAATAGCAAATACCGCGAACTTATGAAAAACACTCTTTCGTATGATCCCGAAATTCTTAAACGTTATGTAAATTTTATGAGTAATCCTGATGAAGAAACAGCTATCAATCAGTTTGGTAAAGGAGATAAGTATTTTGGAGTTGCTACAATGCTTGTAACTTTGCCGGGATTGCCGATGTTTGCTCACGGACAGGTTGAAGGTTTTTCAGAAAAATATGGAATGGAATACAAGCGAGCTTATTATAATGAATTTGTTGACCAACATCTTGTTTGGCAGCATGAAAAAGAAATTTTTCCTTTGATGAAAAAAAGATATTTGTTCAGTCAGGTTGAAAATTTTGAATTGTATGATTTTATTTCTCCATCGGGCGAGATAAATGAAAATGTTTTTGCATTCACAAATCAAAGCGGAACAGAAAAAGCACTTGTACTTTATAACAATTCTTACTTCGAAGCATTCGGTTTAATCAATTATTCCTGCCAGAAGTCAAAACACAGCGATGGGATTACAACAAACAGAAAAATCGCTGAGGTGCTTGGGTTTAATAATTCGCCTTCTTTTTTTTATATCTACAAAGATTTTGTTAAGAACGAAGAGTTCATTCTTAAAGGAAGTGATGTTTGGAATTTTGGAATGAATTTTCATTTGTGGGGCTACGAAAGAAAAGTTTTTCTCGAATTCAAAGAAGTATTTGACTCTGATGGAAGATACAATCGCGTTTACAATTATTTGCAAGGCAGAGGGGTTCATTCAATTGAAGAAACAATTAAAGAACTGGAACTACTTCCCTTCCACGAATCTTTTGTAAATCTTTTCATTACTGATTTCATCAATCAGCTAATTGAAGAAGAAAAAGAATTCATACTTCCTGAACCGCAGTTTAATGATTTTGTAGCATTGTTTAACACTAAGATAAACAAAGGTAAATCTGAAGAAGATATTAAAACTGATTTTATTGATTCAGCAAATAATATCAAGACTTTAACCGAACTCATCGAAAAAATTAAATCGGAAAAGACCTGTCCTGTTGAGATTCGAACTTTTCTTGACAAAGTTCCTTTGTTTTCAAATAATAAAGATGAATTAAACAACTCACACAATGAATCAGCAAGAAAGAACATAATCTACACATACCTCTATCAACTATTGAATAAATTATTTTCTGTTGCGGATAACAATTCAGCATTTGATAAATATCTGCTTTGGAAACCATTACTTGAAATTTTTGGTTATCTCGGATATGCTGATTCAACCGGAATAAGATATGATTTACTTAAAATATCTTATCTATCAGGAAAATTTGAATTGATTTTAGCTGATGAAGAAAAAGACAAAAGTGTTAAAAAGTCAAAATCAAAAAAGAAAAGTGTAAGTGAGTTAAAAGTTGCAGTTGAAGAAAACAAATCAGATTCTCTTAAAAAATTATTTAATGATTTGTTCGATGATAATGCTTTCAGGGAATTTGTAAAACTAAATTCTTATGAAGGGAATGAATATTTTAACAAAGAAAGATTTGATGAAGCAATTGTATGGCTTCCTCTTTTCGCAACAATAAATTGGTTTGAATCTGAAAGAGAAAAGCTAAAACCATTGAGCTTAAAGAAGTCACTGAAAGAAAGGTTGAAAAAGTTAATATTAAATCATAACTTGCTTTTAGAAGCTTCGGAAAAAAGCGGATTTGTTAAAGATAATTTTATAGAATCGTTATAA